A stretch of Malus sylvestris chromosome 11, drMalSylv7.2, whole genome shotgun sequence DNA encodes these proteins:
- the LOC126590087 gene encoding uncharacterized protein LOC126590087 isoform X1 translates to MGSVCCVAAKKRTHPNRTEGETLCRNAIRSPSWNFQWDNRQRVSSEIGTPYQVSRGISTNDSMELKGALSSERGNFSDLGSPLENFGTPISQKSPVHGGTGTNLSPSPGEEFDRITGNCKFFCIKCFVVHAYKFFNTNCRTITLLEIQIKTGCKWQLLAVSFFTGCTHTCCNYKD, encoded by the exons ATGGGATCAGTTTGCTGTGTTGCTGCGAAGAAAAGAACCCACCCAAATCGAACTGAAGGTGAAACATTGTGCAGGAATGCCATACGTTCACCGTCATGGAATTTTCAATGGGATAATCGACAGCGTGTTTCTAGTGAAATTGGTACTCCATATCAAGTCTCTCGTGGAATCAGTACTAATGATAGCATGGAGTTAAAAGGTGCATTAAGTTCTGAAAGGGGTAATTTCTCAGATCTGGGAAGCCCACTGGAGAATTTTGGAACACCTATATCTCAAAAGTCCCCTGTTCATGGAGGAACAGGTACAAATCTGAGTCCATCTCCAG GTGAAGAGTTTGACAGAATCACTGGCAATTGCAAATTCTTTTGCATCAAATGTTTCGTTGTCCATGCCTACAAATTTTTCAACACCAACTGCAGAACCATCACGTTGTTGgaaattcaaatcaaaacaG GTTGTAAATGGCAGCTGCTAGCTGTTAGTTTCTTTACAGGTTGTACTCACACTTGCTGCAACTACAAAGACTAA
- the LOC126590087 gene encoding uncharacterized protein LOC126590087 isoform X4: MGSVCCVAAKKRTHPNRTEGETLCRNAIRSPSWNFQWDNRQRVSSEIGTPYQVSRGISTNDSMELKGALSSERGNFSDLGSPLENFGTPISQKSPVHGGTGTNLSPSPDISIARNYSPDVKSLTESLAIANSFASNVSLSMPTNFSTPTAEPSRCWKFKSKQVVNGSC; the protein is encoded by the exons ATGGGATCAGTTTGCTGTGTTGCTGCGAAGAAAAGAACCCACCCAAATCGAACTGAAGGTGAAACATTGTGCAGGAATGCCATACGTTCACCGTCATGGAATTTTCAATGGGATAATCGACAGCGTGTTTCTAGTGAAATTGGTACTCCATATCAAGTCTCTCGTGGAATCAGTACTAATGATAGCATGGAGTTAAAAGGTGCATTAAGTTCTGAAAGGGGTAATTTCTCAGATCTGGGAAGCCCACTGGAGAATTTTGGAACACCTATATCTCAAAAGTCCCCTGTTCATGGAGGAACAGGTACAAATCTGAGTCCATCTCCAG ATATATCCATTGCAAGAAATTATTCTCCAGAT GTGAAGAGTTTGACAGAATCACTGGCAATTGCAAATTCTTTTGCATCAAATGTTTCGTTGTCCATGCCTACAAATTTTTCAACACCAACTGCAGAACCATCACGTTGTTGgaaattcaaatcaaaacaG GTTGTAAATGGCAGCTGCTAG
- the LOC126590087 gene encoding uncharacterized protein LOC126590087 isoform X5, protein MGSVCCVAAKKRTHPNRTEGETLCRNAIRSPSWNFQWDNRQRVSSEIGTPYQVSRGISTNDSMELKGALSSERGNFSDLGSPLENFGTPISQKSPVHGGTGTNLSPSPDISIARNYSPDVKSLTESLAIANSFASNVSLSMPTNFSTPTAEPSRCWKFKSKQVVNGSC, encoded by the exons ATGGGATCAGTTTGCTGTGTTGCTGCGAAGAAAAGAACCCACCCAAATCGAACTGAAGGTGAAACATTGTGCAGGAATGCCATACGTTCACCGTCATGGAATTTTCAATGGGATAATCGACAGCGTGTTTCTAGTGAAATTGGTACTCCATATCAAGTCTCTCGTGGAATCAGTACTAATGATAGCATGGAGTTAAAAGGTGCATTAAGTTCTGAAAGGGGTAATTTCTCAGATCTGGGAAGCCCACTGGAGAATTTTGGAACACCTATATCTCAAAAGTCCCCTGTTCATGGAGGAACAGGTACAAATCTGAGTCCATCTCCAG ATATATCCATTGCAAGAAATTATTCTCCAGAT GTGAAGAGTTTGACAGAATCACTGGCAATTGCAAATTCTTTTGCATCAAATGTTTCGTTGTCCATGCCTACAAATTTTTCAACACCAACTGCAGAACCATCACGTTGTTGgaaattcaaatcaaaacaG